A region of Corynebacterium glucuronolyticum DSM 44120 DNA encodes the following proteins:
- a CDS encoding adenylosuccinate synthase — MAVIVIVGAQWGDEGKGKATDILGGKVDYVVKPNGGNNAGHTVVVNGEKYALKLLPAGVLSENAVPVLGNGVVINLEALFDEMDGLLARGAKADRLKIAANAHVVAPYHRVLDRTQERFLGKRAIGTTGRGIGPTYADKVSRVGIRVQDIFDESILRQKVQSALDVKNQMLVKMYNRQAIDVEETVQYFLSYADRLRPMVIEAELELNKALDAGKSILMEGSQATMLDVDHGTYPFVTSSNPTAGGACVGSGIGPTKVTHSLGIIKAYTTRVGAGPFPTELFDKWGEYLQTTGGEVGVNTGRKRRCGWYDSVVARYAARVNGFTDFFLTKLDVLTGIGEIPICVAYDVDGTRYDEMPVNQSDFHHAEPIYETMPAWEEDITGCRTFDELPEKAKDYILRLEELSGAQMSYIGVGPGREQTIERFPIL, encoded by the coding sequence ATGGCTGTAATCGTAATTGTGGGCGCCCAGTGGGGCGACGAAGGCAAGGGCAAGGCTACCGACATTCTCGGCGGCAAGGTCGACTACGTGGTCAAGCCCAACGGCGGCAACAACGCCGGGCACACCGTCGTGGTGAACGGCGAAAAGTACGCCCTCAAGCTCCTTCCGGCCGGCGTCCTCAGTGAAAACGCCGTCCCCGTCCTGGGCAACGGCGTGGTCATCAACCTGGAGGCGCTTTTCGACGAAATGGACGGCCTCCTCGCCCGCGGCGCCAAGGCCGACCGCCTGAAAATCGCCGCCAACGCCCACGTGGTGGCCCCCTACCACCGCGTTCTCGACCGCACCCAGGAGCGCTTCCTGGGCAAGCGCGCGATCGGCACCACCGGCCGCGGCATCGGCCCGACCTACGCCGACAAGGTCTCCCGCGTCGGCATCCGTGTGCAGGACATTTTCGACGAGTCCATCCTCCGCCAGAAGGTGCAGTCCGCCCTGGACGTGAAGAACCAGATGCTGGTGAAGATGTACAACCGCCAGGCCATCGACGTGGAGGAGACCGTCCAGTACTTCCTCTCCTACGCCGACCGCCTGCGCCCCATGGTCATCGAGGCCGAGCTGGAACTCAACAAGGCGCTTGACGCCGGCAAGTCCATCCTCATGGAGGGCAGCCAGGCCACGATGCTCGACGTTGACCACGGCACCTACCCGTTCGTCACCTCCTCCAACCCGACCGCCGGCGGTGCCTGCGTCGGTTCTGGCATCGGCCCCACCAAGGTGACGCACTCCCTCGGCATCATCAAGGCGTACACCACCCGCGTCGGCGCCGGCCCGTTCCCCACGGAGCTTTTTGACAAGTGGGGCGAGTACCTCCAGACCACCGGCGGTGAGGTCGGCGTGAACACCGGACGCAAGCGCCGCTGCGGCTGGTACGACTCCGTCGTCGCCCGCTACGCTGCCCGCGTCAACGGCTTCACGGACTTCTTCCTCACCAAGCTCGACGTGCTCACCGGCATCGGCGAGATCCCGATCTGTGTCGCTTACGATGTCGACGGCACGCGTTACGACGAAATGCCCGTCAACCAGTCCGATTTCCACCACGCGGAGCCCATCTACGAGACGATGCCCGCCTGGGAGGAAGACATCACCGGCTGCCGCACCTTCGACGAGCTTCCCGAGAAGGCCAAGGACTACATCCTCCGCCTCGAGGAACTCTCCGGCGCCCAGATGAGCTACATCGGTGTCGGCCCCGGCCGCGAGCAGACGATCGAGCGCTTCCCGATCCTCTAA
- a CDS encoding FUSC family protein → MRSSIFPAIQGGIAAGLAFYVARHVVGHAQPFFAPMAAIIILSMSGGGKVKRAVQMVIGSSLGVGLGDLIISNIGSGAWQISLAVMIALTLASFVDTAPLVMNQTAIGAVLIATIMPPGTSGGTDRMVDALIGGVIGIIVVAFLPQSSIHGEREIGKVLATASGVLHDVSRALHTKDAELVGLALNRARGSQAGINNMITRAKAVEEQTKVSPLKWKNRRRMVSLLLLLGPVDNTMRTTRVLARRAQVLVEDRDEVAPEQVELIAKLADITQRLAEVYLEESDDAAETIGELAHELRELGPQTPETLAKGRVFSAYSILAQTRSLIVDLLMVCGHNLHSARAVLAPTSDTPAVPPEN, encoded by the coding sequence ATGCGCAGCTCCATTTTTCCCGCGATCCAGGGCGGCATCGCTGCGGGCCTCGCGTTCTACGTCGCCCGCCACGTCGTCGGCCACGCGCAGCCGTTCTTCGCGCCGATGGCGGCGATCATCATCTTGTCGATGTCTGGCGGCGGCAAGGTCAAGCGCGCGGTGCAGATGGTCATCGGCTCCTCCCTGGGCGTGGGGCTCGGCGATCTCATCATCTCCAACATCGGCTCCGGCGCGTGGCAGATTTCGCTGGCCGTGATGATCGCGTTGACGCTTGCCTCTTTCGTGGACACGGCACCCCTCGTCATGAACCAGACAGCGATCGGCGCGGTGCTCATCGCCACGATCATGCCGCCGGGGACTTCTGGCGGCACAGACCGCATGGTGGACGCGCTCATCGGCGGCGTGATCGGCATTATCGTCGTGGCGTTCCTGCCGCAGTCGTCGATTCACGGGGAGCGGGAGATCGGCAAGGTGTTGGCCACGGCGTCGGGCGTGTTGCACGACGTGTCCCGCGCCCTGCACACCAAAGACGCGGAGCTCGTCGGCCTCGCCCTTAACCGTGCGCGCGGCTCGCAGGCGGGGATCAACAACATGATTACGCGCGCGAAGGCGGTGGAGGAGCAGACGAAGGTGTCGCCGCTGAAGTGGAAGAACCGCCGCCGGATGGTGAGCCTCTTGCTGCTTCTCGGCCCGGTGGACAACACGATGCGCACGACCCGCGTGTTGGCTCGCCGGGCGCAGGTGTTGGTGGAGGACCGGGACGAGGTCGCCCCGGAGCAGGTGGAGCTCATCGCGAAGCTGGCGGATATCACGCAGCGGTTGGCGGAGGTGTATCTGGAGGAGAGCGATGATGCTGCGGAGACGATCGGCGAGCTCGCCCACGAACTCCGCGAGCTCGGCCCGCAGACCCCCGAGACGCTCGCGAAAGGCCGCGTGTTCTCCGCGTATTCGATCCTCGCGCAGACCCGTTCGCTCATCGTGGACTTGCTCATGGTGTGCGGTCACAACCTGCATTCCGCCCGTGCGGTGCTTGCCCCCACGTCGGATACGCCGGCGGTTCCGCCGGAGAATTAG
- the fbaA gene encoding class II fructose-bisphosphate aldolase has translation MPIATPDIYNEMLDKAKKGGFAYPAINCTSSETINAALKGFAEAESDGIIQFSTGGASFGSGLAVQNKVKGAVALAAFAHEAAKSYGINVALHTDHCQKEVLDEYVRPLIKISQDRVDAGELPLFQSHMWDGSAIPIDENLEIAKELLAKAHKANIILELEIGVVGGEEDGVEAKHGANLYTSAEDFEKTIDAIGTGENGRYLLAATFGNVHGVYKPGNVQLRPEVLKMGQEVAAKKLGLEAGAQPFDFVFHGGSGSEKEKIEEALTYGVIKMNVDTDTQYAFTRPIVSHMFSNYDGVLKIDGEVGNKKVYDPRSYMKKAEQSMSERVIEACKDLHSVGSHNK, from the coding sequence ATGCCAATTGCAACTCCGGATATCTACAACGAGATGCTGGATAAGGCCAAGAAGGGCGGCTTCGCCTACCCGGCCATTAACTGCACGTCCTCTGAGACGATCAACGCCGCGCTGAAGGGCTTCGCTGAGGCCGAGTCCGACGGCATCATCCAGTTCTCTACCGGTGGTGCCTCCTTCGGCTCCGGCCTGGCCGTGCAAAACAAGGTGAAGGGCGCTGTCGCCCTCGCGGCGTTCGCACACGAGGCTGCGAAGAGCTACGGCATCAACGTTGCGCTGCACACCGACCACTGCCAGAAGGAAGTTCTCGACGAGTACGTCCGTCCCCTCATCAAGATCTCCCAGGATCGCGTCGACGCCGGCGAGCTCCCGCTCTTCCAGTCCCACATGTGGGACGGCTCCGCTATCCCGATCGATGAGAACCTGGAGATCGCCAAGGAGCTCCTGGCCAAGGCCCACAAGGCCAACATCATCCTCGAGCTCGAGATCGGCGTCGTCGGCGGCGAAGAGGACGGCGTTGAGGCCAAGCACGGCGCGAACCTCTACACCTCCGCCGAGGACTTCGAGAAGACGATCGATGCCATCGGCACCGGCGAGAACGGCCGCTACCTGCTGGCCGCTACCTTCGGCAATGTCCACGGCGTGTACAAGCCGGGCAATGTGCAGCTGCGCCCCGAGGTCCTGAAGATGGGCCAGGAAGTCGCAGCGAAGAAGCTCGGCCTCGAGGCCGGCGCACAGCCTTTCGACTTCGTCTTCCACGGTGGCTCCGGCTCCGAGAAGGAGAAGATCGAGGAGGCCCTGACCTACGGCGTCATCAAGATGAACGTTGACACCGACACGCAGTACGCCTTCACCCGCCCGATCGTGTCCCACATGTTCTCCAACTACGACGGCGTTCTGAAGATCGACGGCGAAGTGGGCAACAAGAAGGTTTACGACCCGCGTTCCTACATGAAGAAGGCCGAGCAGTCCATGTCCGAGCGCGTCATCGAGGCCTGCAAGGACCTGCACTCTGTGGGCTCCCACAACAAGTAA
- a CDS encoding glycoside hydrolase family 76 protein — translation MLEIWAHRADLAEAAINDRHASKVWGIPGTNLGVVAWPSASRDELFLHWHYWWQAHYLDCQIDAFNRGATNVRAKRLTRTVRGIRLRNLGPLTRNRYYDDRAWMALALGRMRGLPRVHPPSTLDALEMDIIAGVDPNLGVLPWKTGASFFNVPANGPMAIMCARSGRLDLAVSVTDWISRNLINDDGIVMDGVRMSMHGPEVVTDIHPYNQGTFMGAELEIALALRGQSATPVENLEYAEADSADAYIPHIMLIRDLVQSTATHLASTHYVLNWPTTGGDGGLFNGILARYLADIALRLPADSHLNRATKRLAARMVLNSAESEWRHRLEVDGLPVFSNHWDTDAQLPRNAVPATSERGTILGSTVPERDLSVQLSGWMLMEAAARVSEKYSATRV, via the coding sequence GTGTTAGAGATTTGGGCCCACAGGGCCGACCTTGCAGAGGCCGCGATCAACGATCGCCACGCCTCCAAAGTGTGGGGTATCCCGGGAACCAACCTGGGCGTTGTCGCCTGGCCGTCGGCCAGCCGCGATGAACTTTTCTTGCACTGGCATTACTGGTGGCAAGCCCACTACCTCGACTGCCAAATCGATGCTTTCAACCGCGGTGCCACCAACGTCCGCGCCAAACGGCTCACCCGCACGGTGCGCGGCATCCGCCTGCGCAACCTCGGCCCCCTGACACGCAACCGCTACTACGACGACCGCGCCTGGATGGCCCTCGCCCTCGGCCGGATGCGCGGCCTTCCCCGTGTCCACCCGCCGTCAACGCTCGACGCCCTGGAGATGGACATCATCGCTGGCGTCGACCCCAACCTTGGCGTCCTGCCCTGGAAGACGGGTGCTAGCTTCTTCAACGTGCCCGCCAACGGCCCGATGGCCATCATGTGCGCCCGCAGCGGTCGCCTCGACCTCGCCGTCTCCGTCACCGACTGGATCAGCCGCAACCTCATCAACGATGACGGCATCGTCATGGACGGCGTCCGCATGAGCATGCACGGACCCGAGGTCGTCACCGATATCCACCCCTACAACCAGGGCACCTTCATGGGCGCGGAGCTGGAGATCGCGCTCGCACTGCGTGGACAGTCCGCCACGCCCGTCGAGAACCTCGAGTACGCCGAGGCTGACTCCGCCGACGCCTACATCCCGCACATCATGCTCATCCGCGACCTCGTGCAGTCCACGGCAACCCACCTCGCCTCCACGCACTACGTCCTCAACTGGCCCACAACCGGCGGCGACGGCGGGCTATTCAACGGCATCCTCGCCCGCTACCTCGCAGACATCGCCCTGCGCCTGCCCGCCGATAGCCACCTGAACCGCGCCACTAAGCGCCTCGCCGCCCGCATGGTGCTGAACTCCGCCGAATCCGAGTGGCGACACCGCCTCGAAGTCGACGGCCTGCCAGTTTTTTCCAACCACTGGGACACCGATGCCCAGCTGCCGCGCAATGCCGTTCCCGCCACGAGCGAGCGCGGAACGATTCTTGGCTCGACCGTGCCGGAGCGTGACCTCTCTGTCCAGCTGTCCGGCTGGATGCTCATGGAGGCCGCCGCGCGGGTGTCGGAGAAATACTCCGCTACGCGTGTGTGA
- a CDS encoding TrmH family RNA methyltransferase — protein sequence MTKGPTEWGEGRHGVGPWDGPLPTDPRYDPELLAEGDHRNVVDAYRYWTREAIVEDVDTRRHPLHIAIENFENDMNIGTVVRTANAFAVDTVHIVGRRRWNRRGAMVTDRYQHLMHHDTIADLISWANEQDLQVLAIDNIPGSVPLETATLPERCLLLFGQEGPGVTPEAQDAAVMTLSIAQFGSTRSINAGVAAGIAMHTWIRQHADLSRAW from the coding sequence TTGACTAAAGGCCCAACCGAATGGGGAGAAGGCCGCCACGGGGTTGGCCCCTGGGACGGCCCGCTTCCCACAGATCCCCGCTACGACCCGGAACTACTCGCCGAGGGTGACCACCGCAACGTCGTCGACGCCTACCGGTACTGGACCCGCGAGGCCATCGTCGAGGATGTCGACACGCGCCGCCACCCGCTGCACATCGCGATCGAAAACTTCGAAAACGACATGAACATCGGCACCGTCGTGCGCACCGCCAACGCGTTCGCTGTGGACACCGTCCACATCGTGGGCCGTCGGCGCTGGAATCGTCGCGGAGCCATGGTCACCGACAGGTACCAGCACCTCATGCACCACGACACCATCGCCGACCTCATCTCGTGGGCAAATGAACAGGACCTTCAGGTCCTGGCGATAGATAACATCCCCGGGAGCGTTCCACTCGAGACCGCGACGCTACCCGAGCGCTGCCTCCTCCTCTTCGGCCAGGAGGGCCCCGGCGTCACCCCAGAAGCCCAGGACGCGGCGGTGATGACGCTGTCCATCGCCCAGTTCGGATCCACCCGCTCCATCAACGCCGGCGTCGCCGCGGGAATCGCCATGCACACCTGGATCAGGCAGCATGCGGATCTCAGCCGGGCGTGGTAG
- the pyrE gene encoding orotate phosphoribosyltransferase gives MTEKEELAQLVTDLCVVRGKVTLSSGKEADYYVDLRRATLHHRASKLIGKLMREMVADLEFDAVGGLTMGADPVADAIMHADGRPIDAFIVRKEAKKHGMQRRIEGPDIAGKKVLVVEDTTTTGNSPLTAAKACVEAGAEVVAIATVVDRETGADAVLAEAGYEYRHLLGLKDLGLD, from the coding sequence GTGACTGAAAAAGAAGAACTCGCCCAGCTTGTGACCGACCTCTGCGTAGTCCGCGGAAAGGTCACCCTGTCCAGCGGCAAGGAAGCCGATTACTACGTCGACCTGCGCCGCGCCACCCTCCACCACCGCGCCTCGAAGCTCATCGGAAAGCTCATGCGCGAGATGGTTGCAGACCTTGAGTTCGACGCCGTCGGCGGCCTCACCATGGGCGCCGACCCGGTCGCCGACGCCATCATGCACGCCGACGGCCGCCCGATCGATGCCTTCATCGTGCGCAAGGAAGCCAAGAAACACGGCATGCAGCGCCGGATCGAGGGCCCGGACATCGCCGGCAAGAAGGTGCTCGTCGTGGAGGACACCACGACCACCGGCAACTCCCCGCTGACCGCCGCCAAGGCCTGCGTCGAGGCGGGCGCCGAGGTCGTCGCCATCGCCACCGTCGTCGACCGTGAGACCGGTGCCGACGCCGTTCTCGCCGAGGCCGGCTACGAGTACCGCCACCTCCTGGGGCTGAAGGACCTCGGCCTTGACTAA
- a CDS encoding sulfurtransferase codes for MSILVTPEELKANLQKGGKQILLHAMYEETRSDGFAMFNASHIPTALFCDAANALAGTPSKLGGRNPLPNPDILQRWFDRWGLGDDHHVICYDEARGILAARAWFVLRWAGVKNVSVLDGGLTKWRELKYPRMGGPGNPRSLGALKVDPGHMPIVTTEDVKKHSGLLVDTRGRNRFTGKTERLDLKAGHIPGAVNVPTADFLNEDGTFKDPQVIRQAFDSKGITDASDVIIYSGSGLHSAQGLIAMELAGLPGAATYLGGWSQWCADPKNPVATGD; via the coding sequence ATGAGTATCCTCGTGACCCCTGAAGAGCTGAAAGCCAACCTGCAAAAGGGCGGGAAGCAAATCCTCCTACACGCGATGTACGAGGAAACCCGCAGCGACGGGTTTGCCATGTTCAACGCGTCCCACATCCCCACCGCGCTGTTCTGCGACGCGGCCAACGCGCTCGCCGGCACCCCGAGCAAGCTCGGCGGCCGCAACCCGCTGCCGAATCCGGATATCCTCCAGCGCTGGTTCGACCGCTGGGGCCTGGGCGATGATCACCACGTCATCTGCTACGACGAGGCGCGCGGCATCCTCGCCGCCCGCGCCTGGTTCGTGCTGCGCTGGGCGGGCGTCAAGAACGTCTCCGTCCTCGACGGCGGCCTGACCAAGTGGCGTGAGCTGAAGTACCCGCGCATGGGCGGCCCCGGCAACCCGCGCTCGCTGGGGGCGCTGAAGGTCGATCCGGGCCACATGCCGATCGTGACCACGGAGGACGTGAAGAAGCATTCAGGTCTGCTCGTCGATACGCGCGGGCGCAACCGCTTCACCGGCAAGACGGAGCGCCTGGATCTCAAGGCGGGCCACATCCCGGGCGCGGTGAACGTGCCCACGGCGGATTTCCTCAACGAGGACGGCACCTTCAAGGATCCGCAGGTCATCCGCCAGGCCTTCGACTCGAAGGGGATTACGGACGCCTCCGATGTCATCATTTACTCGGGCTCCGGCCTGCACTCGGCGCAGGGCCTGATCGCCATGGAGCTGGCGGGCCTGCCGGGCGCCGCCACCTACCTCGGCGGCTGGTCGCAGTGGTGCGCCGATCCGAAGAACCCCGTGGCAACGGGTGATTAG
- a CDS encoding pentapeptide repeat-containing protein: MAWSGVLAMDLASHEFPAHEISLLYTMFDECDKSVKISQNLGAIIGLLNRPGRFAESRSFESVRTYALSGLLDRIYYKNGNFYFCTDQVEFSWECLKNVKIGYCSVDFSAMTFANVELHFGIDLVDTRELYFDHCDLSGSQFSGEMKECSFEGCDLQSVYFEYVDFDCVQFVDCDCRYASLHCCDLDGVCFVGSDLRGVQLNTGDFAYGVDGTSAENVTFRDVLIDRWTVLPDGMTVGRNGAEDVQHRWPGIVVEDCD, encoded by the coding sequence GTGGCCTGGTCTGGGGTGTTAGCGATGGATTTGGCAAGTCATGAATTTCCGGCTCATGAGATATCGCTTCTGTATACGATGTTTGACGAATGTGACAAAAGTGTGAAGATATCTCAAAATTTAGGGGCAATTATTGGGTTGCTGAACAGGCCTGGCAGATTCGCGGAAAGTCGTAGCTTCGAGTCTGTGAGAACGTATGCGTTAAGTGGTCTGCTGGATCGGATCTACTATAAAAATGGAAATTTTTACTTCTGTACTGACCAGGTCGAATTTTCCTGGGAATGCCTGAAAAACGTGAAAATTGGATATTGCTCGGTGGATTTTTCTGCTATGACATTTGCCAACGTGGAGCTGCATTTTGGGATTGATTTGGTTGATACCAGGGAATTGTACTTCGACCATTGCGATCTCTCGGGCAGTCAATTTAGTGGCGAAATGAAGGAATGCAGTTTCGAAGGCTGTGATTTGCAGAGCGTCTATTTCGAATACGTAGATTTCGACTGCGTGCAATTTGTAGACTGCGATTGTCGTTATGCTTCGCTGCACTGTTGTGATTTGGATGGGGTTTGTTTTGTTGGAAGCGATCTCCGTGGTGTCCAACTAAATACTGGTGACTTTGCGTATGGGGTTGATGGTACTTCTGCTGAAAATGTCACTTTCCGTGATGTACTGATTGATAGGTGGACCGTGCTTCCTGATGGTATGACGGTGGGTAGAAACGGTGCTGAGGATGTCCAGCACCGTTGGCCAGGAATAGTTGTGGAAGATTGCGACTAA
- a CDS encoding pentapeptide repeat-containing protein encodes MPISFLHADGGKVGGGDLSQLDAQYSSFQNAEFSGVTAVGTLFAAATFSAAILEGDFEGADFTDAIMCGSRLCGNFRNCIFHGSDLRKSDLSGSDLLGADFSDCDVSGVSFRHCRVSTDFLLGVGILEGVTLPNGRRSDRFTPQQLSEMWPGLGC; translated from the coding sequence ATGCCTATTTCATTTCTTCATGCTGATGGGGGCAAGGTCGGAGGAGGAGACCTTTCACAGCTTGATGCGCAGTATTCAAGTTTTCAGAACGCAGAGTTCAGTGGTGTCACGGCAGTGGGAACGCTCTTCGCTGCAGCCACCTTCTCGGCAGCGATATTGGAAGGCGATTTTGAGGGTGCGGATTTCACGGATGCTATCATGTGCGGAAGCCGTCTCTGCGGTAACTTTCGCAATTGTATCTTCCATGGCAGCGATCTGAGAAAATCTGACCTTAGCGGTAGCGACCTCTTAGGGGCGGATTTCTCCGATTGTGACGTTTCAGGAGTGAGTTTTCGCCATTGCCGTGTAAGCACCGATTTTCTATTGGGCGTTGGAATTTTGGAGGGCGTAACGCTCCCTAACGGGAGAAGAAGTGACAGGTTTACCCCGCAGCAATTATCGGAAATGTGGCCTGGTCTGGGGTGTTAG
- a CDS encoding queuosine precursor transporter codes for MTTNNPGSGQGAVAAAASGNTRHIEIQRSLYTPLVVVFVVVFLISNINATKGVEIGPFVLDGAFFLFPLAYVVGDVLSECFGFRATRRAIFLGFGCMLLAVVAFYIGIALPPASFYDGQEAFAAVVGLVPQIVAASLAGYLVGQLLNSWTLVKIKFRTGEKTLWARLIGSTVVGELGDTAIFCTIAAPVIGIDSVGAFLNYVIVGFVWKTMIEVIMLPITYPVINWVKRRENY; via the coding sequence ATGACAACGAATAACCCCGGGTCTGGGCAGGGCGCAGTCGCAGCGGCTGCGTCCGGTAACACCAGGCACATTGAAATCCAGCGATCGCTGTACACCCCGCTCGTGGTGGTGTTTGTGGTCGTTTTCCTTATCTCTAACATCAACGCGACCAAGGGCGTGGAAATCGGCCCCTTCGTCCTCGACGGCGCGTTCTTCCTCTTCCCGCTGGCCTACGTCGTCGGCGACGTGCTCAGCGAATGCTTCGGTTTCCGCGCCACCCGCCGCGCCATCTTCTTAGGCTTCGGCTGCATGCTCCTCGCTGTGGTTGCCTTCTATATCGGCATCGCCCTTCCGCCGGCCTCCTTCTATGACGGCCAGGAGGCCTTCGCCGCCGTCGTCGGGCTTGTTCCCCAAATCGTCGCCGCGTCTCTCGCTGGCTACCTCGTGGGCCAGCTCCTCAACTCGTGGACGCTCGTCAAAATCAAGTTTCGCACGGGCGAAAAGACCCTGTGGGCACGCCTGATCGGCTCAACCGTGGTGGGGGAGCTCGGTGATACGGCCATCTTCTGCACCATCGCCGCGCCCGTCATCGGCATCGACTCGGTGGGTGCCTTCCTCAACTACGTCATCGTCGGCTTCGTCTGGAAGACCATGATCGAGGTCATCATGCTCCCCATCACCTATCCTGTGATCAACTGGGTTAAGCGCCGGGAGAATTACTAG